A window of Bacteroidota bacterium genomic DNA:
AGTGGCAATTGGCGGTGACGGAACTTTTCGCGGAGCTCTTGAGTTCTCTAAGATTTGTTCAATTCCTTTTGTCGGCTGCCCGGGAACAATTGATAACGATTTGTACGGCACAGATTTTACGATTGGCTATGACACCGCGATTAATACGGTCATAGAAGCCGTAGATAAAATCCGCGATACCGCGGAAAGTCACGATAGATTATTTTTTGTGGAAGTGATGGGAAGAGATGCAGGGCTGATTGCGCTGCGCAGCGGAATCGGTTCGGGCGCGGAAGCCATTTTAATTTCGGAAGCGAAAACGGACTTCAACAAACTTATCAAGCATCTTAAAGAAGGAAGAAAAGACAAGCACTCAAAAATTGTTATTGTTTCAGAGCAAAAAGGAACAGGAAGTGTTTTGAAAATTGCAGAGAAAGTGAAAAAAGAAATTTCTTCTTATGACATTCGCGTTTCGGTACTAGGGCATATTCAGCGTGGAGGAAATCCATCGTGCATGGACAGGGTAATTTCATCGCGCATGGGATTCACGGCAACAGAAGCATTGCTCGAAGGAAAAAAAAGCGTGATGATTGGAATCATCAACAATAAAATTGTTTACACCCCTTTCAAAAAAGCGGTGAAGCACTTAACAGGAATTCAGCCGGATTTGGAAAAGATGATGCGCATACTCGCGCTGTGAATCAATACGCTTTTTCTGCAGCCGCTCCCGTTTTTTCTCGCGCCCATTCGTGGAAAGGAATCAATTCGTGCGAAAGAAATTCCCATTTGCAGTTGCCGCCCGAAAGTTCTTTCAGCAGCGGCTCTGTATTTTTTCCGAATGAAAAACCTTTGCGCTCCGCCCTGCTTAATGCGTGCAGGATGACGGCATGGCGCGGGTTTGCTCTTTGCTTATTGCGCTGAAGAAATTTTTTTAAACTCTTCACTTCCCGCATGGCTTCATGGCTTTGTAATTTTTACCGCGCATGAATGAATACAACTCAAAAAACTTAAGATAGTACTTTACAGAATCTGATTTTGTTTTCTCCGCCAGCAGGTTGAGTTCGCGGATTGCTTTTTTCAGAAACGCATTTACCTTTTGTTCGCCCGCGGCATTTTTTTCTGAAACAAAAATCAGTTTATAGTAATAGTCATTTGCTTTTGCTTGCGCACGCTCGCATTCCTTATAAAATTCCGCTTTGGAAACAATTTTAGTAAACTCTTTCTCGCCTTCCCTGAAAGCATACCTCCATTTTTTAATGTCAAGATGTTCTGCGAGCGCTCCGTATAATTCATATTTCCTGCACTCGGCAATAATGTCATCAATCAGTTCGCGGGCAATTACAAGTTTGGTGTTTGAAAAATAGAGCAGGCGTGACTGGATGGATTTCTTTTTCACGCGGAAGGCGGCATAATCCAACTCATCGAGTTTTTCTTTTTTCTCTTCGTTGAGTTCAATGCAAAGGGCATCGAGGATTTTTGTTTTCAGCCGGTACTGAAGTTTGCGGAGGGGTTCT
This region includes:
- the pfkA gene encoding 6-phosphofructokinase, producing the protein MKKIAVFTSGGDAPGMNACIRAVVRTAIFHKLEVAGITRGFDGMINNEFIPLQTKSVANIIQRGGTILKTARSEEFLKLDGRKKAKANLEKNEIDGVVAIGGDGTFRGALEFSKICSIPFVGCPGTIDNDLYGTDFTIGYDTAINTVIEAVDKIRDTAESHDRLFFVEVMGRDAGLIALRSGIGSGAEAILISEAKTDFNKLIKHLKEGRKDKHSKIVIVSEQKGTGSVLKIAEKVKKEISSYDIRVSVLGHIQRGGNPSCMDRVISSRMGFTATEALLEGKKSVMIGIINNKIVYTPFKKAVKHLTGIQPDLEKMMRILAL